The following coding sequences are from one Triticum aestivum cultivar Chinese Spring chromosome 5A, IWGSC CS RefSeq v2.1, whole genome shotgun sequence window:
- the LOC123101457 gene encoding uncharacterized protein, producing the protein MPLLVPPGSAPGGGRETVSTSKEADAEKEEKMETRVRAPSVSHLLFADDSLILMRANTLNATSLRNALNMYCASSGQLVSDAKSSVFFSHNTSVEVRTDICSQLNIVSEAISDKYLGLPSKVGIDRSDSFQHLVDRVCALINGWISKMLSISGKETLLKAVAQAIPSIMAGMKTFKLGAIWRPGNGASIDSWSDQWIPTSHDRKKVEDLIDPISRNWDEQLVRENFWPVDAERILQIPLSSHGQSDFISWHFLKSGCFTVRSVYHITWKNEYRTRARLDSGGGRIDPHPVWKSLWGRIVPPKVHVFNWRVLHGIVPCYCTLTDCHMKSPVICPVCRTTPEDLRHMLFTCDRSKKVWEELGLKPTIENAVAQERSGSGKGQKSEVGEHAMDAPSMDALALLDGLRLADNLGISTLVVESDSLEIVQAILDPSDYRASAAVVTDDCRKLLTAFGRVTVVHCAREGNAAAHGLARASYGGNYSGKWRDKPPDFLLPFLVTDMIIV; encoded by the exons ATGCCCCTGCTCGTCccccctggctccgcccctggggGTGGTAGAGAGACGGTGTCGACAAGCAAGGAAGCAGATGCAGAGAAAGAGGAAAAGATGGAGACGCGGGTCCG TGCACCATCAGTTTCACACTTGTTATTTGCTGATGATTCCCTTATTCTGATGAGGGCGAATACGTTGAATGCCACGTCACTCAGAAATGCTCTAAACATGTACTGTGCTAGCTCAGGACAACTGGTTAGCGATGCAAAATCCAGTGTGTTCTTCAGTCACAATACTTCAGTGGAAGTGCGAACGGATATTTGTTCACAACTTAATATTGTCTCAGAGGCGATTTCGGATAAGTACTTGGGGTTACCGTCAAAAGTTGGAATTGACCGAAGTGACAGCTTTCAACATCTAGTTGATAGAGTTTGTGCACTTATTAATGGGTGGATCTCAAAAATGTTATCAATCAGCGGGAAAGAAACTCTTTTGAAGGCGGTGGCACAGGCTATCCCA AGTATCATGGCGGGTATGAAAACCTTCAAGCTAGGGGCGATTTGGCGACCAGGGAATGGTGCTTCAATTGATAGTTGGTCTGACCAGTGGATACCCACAAGCCATGACCGCAAG AAAGTCGAGGACTTGATTGATCCAATTTCTAGAAATTGGGATGAGCAGCTCGTGCGTGAAAACTTCTGGCCGGTTGATGCAGAGAGGATATTGCAAATTCCATTGTCATCTCATGGACAATCAGACTTCATCTCATGGCATTTTTTGAAATCAGGTTGCTTTACTGTCCGCTCAGTGTATCATATTACATGGAAAAATGAATATAGGACACGAGCTCGGTTGGACTCGGGAGGAGGCAGAATTGATCCACATCCTGTGTGGAAGTCTCTTTGGGGAAGAATTGTCCCTCCTAAAGTACATGTATTCAACTGGCGGGTGTTACATGGGATCGTTCCGTGCTACTGCACATTAACAGATTGTCATATGAAGTCCCCTGTAATATGCCCAGTTTGTCGAACTACCCCTGAGGATCTCCGCCATATGTTATTTACATGTGACAGATCCAAGAAGGTGTGGGAGGAACTCGGTTTGAAACCTACCATTGAAAATGCTGTAGCACAAGAGAGGTCAGGTTCA GGTAAAGGACAGAAAAGTGAGGTGGGAGAG CATGCTATGGATGCACCATCCATGGATGCTCTTGCTCTACTTGATGGCTTACGCCTAGCTGACAATCTGGGCATTTCAACTCTGGTAGTAGAGTCTGACTCACTAGAGATTGTCCAAGCTATCCTTGACCCATCAGATTACCGTGCTTCAGCGGCGGTTGTTACTGATGACTGTCGAAAGTTATTGACTGCGTTCGGCAGGGTGACTGTTGTTCATTGTGCTCGGGAAGGTAATGCGGCAGCGCATGGGCTTGCTCGGGCTAGTTACGGAGGAAATTATTCTGGGAAGTGGCGAGATAAACCTCCTGATTTCTTACTCCCCTTCCTTGTAACTGATATGATTATTGTTTAA